A window of Corvus cornix cornix isolate S_Up_H32 chromosome 4, ASM73873v5, whole genome shotgun sequence contains these coding sequences:
- the SH3BP2 gene encoding SH3 domain-binding protein 2 isoform X3, with protein MMASQEQVWPVPMKAIGAQNLLTMPGGVTKSGYLHKKGGTQLQILKWPLRFVIIHEGCIYYFKSSTSASPQGAFSLKGYNRVMRAAEETTSSNVFPFKLVHISKKHRTWFFSASSEDERKNWMLSLRREIDHYHEKKETMTEFSDSGSDADSFYGSVERPIDIKYSHHSADNEDYDQEEEDESYLQPDTSDIVKDDMVLPPAYPPPPVPHVRKSPYSEARAHSYAGKPAAPVPPPPPKRSLPDIKLEDFVGVREAQLQSRAEPNPKIQSPSRRLSEQPPPVPPLPVFKKPASGKESHLLPPEPLPPAQVLAPPEACEKLKNLNLSLRTPPPLPGNKPKLSQLAEKPAEPKVPREHGKPGLFVPPVLPKPPVPSHQPPAVKPRTEKSSCPQLQRSPPDGQSFRSFSFEKPALPSKPSQPDDDSDDDYEKVGLPASIFLNTSESFEVERIFKANSPQGRPQNGLYCIRNSSTKPGKVLVVWDEPAGKVRNYRIFEKDGKFYLDSDIMFLNMGSLVEYYSTHILPSHDSLMLRCPYGYSKPR; from the exons ATGATGGCCTCACAGGAACAGGTCTGGCCAGTCCCAATGAAGGCAATTGGAGCACAAAACCTTCTGACAATGCCTGGAGGAGTCACCAAATCAGGGTATCTTCATAAAAAAGGAGGCACCCAGCTGCAGATCCTGAAAT gGCCATTGAGATTTGTGATTATCCACGAAGGATGTATCTACTATTTTAAGAGCAGCACATCTGCATCTCCCCAGGgtgcattttctttgaaaggttACAACAG GGTTATGCGGGCAGCTGAGGAGACAACATCAAGCAATGTGTTTCCTTTCAAGTTAGTTCACATAAGCAAGAAGCACAGGacatggtttttttcagcttcttctgaagatgaaagaaag aattGGATGCTGTCCTTGAGGAGGGAAATTGATCACTACcatgagaagaaagaaacaatgaCAGAATTCAG tgaCTCTGGTTCTGATGCAGACAGTTTCTATGGCTCAGTAGAACGTCCCATTGACATCAAGTATTCCCATCATTCAGCAGATAATGAAG ATTATGaccaggaggaagaggatgagtCTTATTTGCAGCCGGATACTTCTGACATAGTGAAAGATG atATGGTCCTACCCCCAGCATACCCACCGCCGCCCGTTCCTCACGTCAGGAAATCTCCCTACTCAGAAGCGAGGGCACATTCCTATGCTGGCAAACCAGCTGCACCAGTACCACCACCTCCTCCTAAGAGAAGCTTACCTGATATCAAACTAGAGGATTTTGTGGGTGTGAGAGAGGCCCAGTTACAGAGCCGAGCTGAACCTAATCCAAAGATTCAATCTCCGAGCCGGAGACTGAGTGAACAGCCGCCCCCTGTGCCCCCTTTGCCTGTGTTCAAAAAGCCTGCAAGTGGCAAAGAGTCTCACCTACTGCCTCCAGAgcctctgcctccagcccaaGTCCTTGCTCCTCCAGAAGCATGCGAGAAGCTAAAAAACTTAAACCTTTCCCTGCGgactcctcctcctctgccaggcAATAAACCCAAGCTGTCACAGCTTGCTGAAAAGCCAGCAGAGCCCAAAGTGCCAAGGGAACATGGTAAACCTGGACTGTTTGTGCCGCCAGTGCTCCCAAAGCCACCCGTGCCAAGCCACCAGCCCCCTGCAGTCAAGCCTAGAACAGAAAAATCTTCGTGTCCCCAGTTACA GAGATCACCACCAGATGGACAGAGTTTTAGaagtttttcatttgaaaaaccAGCACTACCCTCCAAGCCAAGCCAACCTGATGATGACTCTGATGATGATTATGAAAAA GTTGGGCTGCCTGCTTCAATATTTCTTAATACCTCTGAATCCTTTGAAGTTGAAAg GATATTTAAAGCTAATAGCCCACAAGGACGACCACAAAATGGATTGTACTGTATTAGGAACTCATCTACTAAGCCTGGAAAG gtATTGGTTGTATGGGATGAACCTGCAGGAAAAGTGAGAAACTACAGAATCTTTGAAAAG
- the SH3BP2 gene encoding SH3 domain-binding protein 2 isoform X2 — protein sequence MPERGHKLLMALSSQRKQSFGETVSRKTMCRSDKVTRMMASQEQVWPVPMKAIGAQNLLTMPGGVTKSGYLHKKGGTQLQILKWPLRFVIIHEGCIYYFKSSTSASPQGAFSLKGYNRVMRAAEETTSSNVFPFKLVHISKKHRTWFFSASSEDERKNWMLSLRREIDHYHEKKETMTEFSDSGSDADSFYGSVERPIDIKYSHHSADNEDYDQEEEDESYLQPDTSDIVKDDMVLPPAYPPPPVPHVRKSPYSEARAHSYAGKPAAPVPPPPPKRSLPDIKLEDFVGVREAQLQSRAEPNPKIQSPSRRLSEQPPPVPPLPVFKKPASGKESHLLPPEPLPPAQVLAPPEACEKLKNLNLSLRTPPPLPGNKPKLSQLAEKPAEPKVPREHGKPGLFVPPVLPKPPVPSHQPPAVKPRTEKSSCPQLQSPPDGQSFRSFSFEKPALPSKPSQPDDDSDDDYEKVGLPASIFLNTSESFEVERIFKANSPQGRPQNGLYCIRNSSTKPGKVLVVWDEPAGKVRNYRIFEKDGKFYLDSDIMFLNMGSLVEYYSTHILPSHDSLMLRCPYGYSKPR from the exons ATGCCTGAGAGGGGTCATAAGTTGTTAATGGCTTTGTCATCACAAAGGAAACAATCATTCGGTGAAACTGTCAGCAGAAAAACTATGTGTCGATCAGACAAGGTCACCAG AATGATGGCCTCACAGGAACAGGTCTGGCCAGTCCCAATGAAGGCAATTGGAGCACAAAACCTTCTGACAATGCCTGGAGGAGTCACCAAATCAGGGTATCTTCATAAAAAAGGAGGCACCCAGCTGCAGATCCTGAAAT gGCCATTGAGATTTGTGATTATCCACGAAGGATGTATCTACTATTTTAAGAGCAGCACATCTGCATCTCCCCAGGgtgcattttctttgaaaggttACAACAG GGTTATGCGGGCAGCTGAGGAGACAACATCAAGCAATGTGTTTCCTTTCAAGTTAGTTCACATAAGCAAGAAGCACAGGacatggtttttttcagcttcttctgaagatgaaagaaag aattGGATGCTGTCCTTGAGGAGGGAAATTGATCACTACcatgagaagaaagaaacaatgaCAGAATTCAG tgaCTCTGGTTCTGATGCAGACAGTTTCTATGGCTCAGTAGAACGTCCCATTGACATCAAGTATTCCCATCATTCAGCAGATAATGAAG ATTATGaccaggaggaagaggatgagtCTTATTTGCAGCCGGATACTTCTGACATAGTGAAAGATG atATGGTCCTACCCCCAGCATACCCACCGCCGCCCGTTCCTCACGTCAGGAAATCTCCCTACTCAGAAGCGAGGGCACATTCCTATGCTGGCAAACCAGCTGCACCAGTACCACCACCTCCTCCTAAGAGAAGCTTACCTGATATCAAACTAGAGGATTTTGTGGGTGTGAGAGAGGCCCAGTTACAGAGCCGAGCTGAACCTAATCCAAAGATTCAATCTCCGAGCCGGAGACTGAGTGAACAGCCGCCCCCTGTGCCCCCTTTGCCTGTGTTCAAAAAGCCTGCAAGTGGCAAAGAGTCTCACCTACTGCCTCCAGAgcctctgcctccagcccaaGTCCTTGCTCCTCCAGAAGCATGCGAGAAGCTAAAAAACTTAAACCTTTCCCTGCGgactcctcctcctctgccaggcAATAAACCCAAGCTGTCACAGCTTGCTGAAAAGCCAGCAGAGCCCAAAGTGCCAAGGGAACATGGTAAACCTGGACTGTTTGTGCCGCCAGTGCTCCCAAAGCCACCCGTGCCAAGCCACCAGCCCCCTGCAGTCAAGCCTAGAACAGAAAAATCTTCGTGTCCCCAGTTACA ATCACCACCAGATGGACAGAGTTTTAGaagtttttcatttgaaaaaccAGCACTACCCTCCAAGCCAAGCCAACCTGATGATGACTCTGATGATGATTATGAAAAA GTTGGGCTGCCTGCTTCAATATTTCTTAATACCTCTGAATCCTTTGAAGTTGAAAg GATATTTAAAGCTAATAGCCCACAAGGACGACCACAAAATGGATTGTACTGTATTAGGAACTCATCTACTAAGCCTGGAAAG gtATTGGTTGTATGGGATGAACCTGCAGGAAAAGTGAGAAACTACAGAATCTTTGAAAAG
- the SH3BP2 gene encoding SH3 domain-binding protein 2 isoform X1: MPERGHKLLMALSSQRKQSFGETVSRKTMCRSDKVTRMMASQEQVWPVPMKAIGAQNLLTMPGGVTKSGYLHKKGGTQLQILKWPLRFVIIHEGCIYYFKSSTSASPQGAFSLKGYNRVMRAAEETTSSNVFPFKLVHISKKHRTWFFSASSEDERKNWMLSLRREIDHYHEKKETMTEFSDSGSDADSFYGSVERPIDIKYSHHSADNEDYDQEEEDESYLQPDTSDIVKDDMVLPPAYPPPPVPHVRKSPYSEARAHSYAGKPAAPVPPPPPKRSLPDIKLEDFVGVREAQLQSRAEPNPKIQSPSRRLSEQPPPVPPLPVFKKPASGKESHLLPPEPLPPAQVLAPPEACEKLKNLNLSLRTPPPLPGNKPKLSQLAEKPAEPKVPREHGKPGLFVPPVLPKPPVPSHQPPAVKPRTEKSSCPQLQRSPPDGQSFRSFSFEKPALPSKPSQPDDDSDDDYEKVGLPASIFLNTSESFEVERIFKANSPQGRPQNGLYCIRNSSTKPGKVLVVWDEPAGKVRNYRIFEKDGKFYLDSDIMFLNMGSLVEYYSTHILPSHDSLMLRCPYGYSKPR, translated from the exons ATGCCTGAGAGGGGTCATAAGTTGTTAATGGCTTTGTCATCACAAAGGAAACAATCATTCGGTGAAACTGTCAGCAGAAAAACTATGTGTCGATCAGACAAGGTCACCAG AATGATGGCCTCACAGGAACAGGTCTGGCCAGTCCCAATGAAGGCAATTGGAGCACAAAACCTTCTGACAATGCCTGGAGGAGTCACCAAATCAGGGTATCTTCATAAAAAAGGAGGCACCCAGCTGCAGATCCTGAAAT gGCCATTGAGATTTGTGATTATCCACGAAGGATGTATCTACTATTTTAAGAGCAGCACATCTGCATCTCCCCAGGgtgcattttctttgaaaggttACAACAG GGTTATGCGGGCAGCTGAGGAGACAACATCAAGCAATGTGTTTCCTTTCAAGTTAGTTCACATAAGCAAGAAGCACAGGacatggtttttttcagcttcttctgaagatgaaagaaag aattGGATGCTGTCCTTGAGGAGGGAAATTGATCACTACcatgagaagaaagaaacaatgaCAGAATTCAG tgaCTCTGGTTCTGATGCAGACAGTTTCTATGGCTCAGTAGAACGTCCCATTGACATCAAGTATTCCCATCATTCAGCAGATAATGAAG ATTATGaccaggaggaagaggatgagtCTTATTTGCAGCCGGATACTTCTGACATAGTGAAAGATG atATGGTCCTACCCCCAGCATACCCACCGCCGCCCGTTCCTCACGTCAGGAAATCTCCCTACTCAGAAGCGAGGGCACATTCCTATGCTGGCAAACCAGCTGCACCAGTACCACCACCTCCTCCTAAGAGAAGCTTACCTGATATCAAACTAGAGGATTTTGTGGGTGTGAGAGAGGCCCAGTTACAGAGCCGAGCTGAACCTAATCCAAAGATTCAATCTCCGAGCCGGAGACTGAGTGAACAGCCGCCCCCTGTGCCCCCTTTGCCTGTGTTCAAAAAGCCTGCAAGTGGCAAAGAGTCTCACCTACTGCCTCCAGAgcctctgcctccagcccaaGTCCTTGCTCCTCCAGAAGCATGCGAGAAGCTAAAAAACTTAAACCTTTCCCTGCGgactcctcctcctctgccaggcAATAAACCCAAGCTGTCACAGCTTGCTGAAAAGCCAGCAGAGCCCAAAGTGCCAAGGGAACATGGTAAACCTGGACTGTTTGTGCCGCCAGTGCTCCCAAAGCCACCCGTGCCAAGCCACCAGCCCCCTGCAGTCAAGCCTAGAACAGAAAAATCTTCGTGTCCCCAGTTACA GAGATCACCACCAGATGGACAGAGTTTTAGaagtttttcatttgaaaaaccAGCACTACCCTCCAAGCCAAGCCAACCTGATGATGACTCTGATGATGATTATGAAAAA GTTGGGCTGCCTGCTTCAATATTTCTTAATACCTCTGAATCCTTTGAAGTTGAAAg GATATTTAAAGCTAATAGCCCACAAGGACGACCACAAAATGGATTGTACTGTATTAGGAACTCATCTACTAAGCCTGGAAAG gtATTGGTTGTATGGGATGAACCTGCAGGAAAAGTGAGAAACTACAGAATCTTTGAAAAG